Genomic segment of Callithrix jacchus isolate 240 chromosome 9, calJac240_pri, whole genome shotgun sequence:
AATAGAAAGGAGATGATTGATGGGCATCCTTTTGGTGTGATTATCTCTTGGGATTTTTGGTGGTTGGCCTGGGCTTTAACTTAACTGTGTTTTAAATCCTAGTGAAGTATGTGCATACAGAGGAACCGAAAACCGAATTGTAGGAGTCCTGAGAGTGTTACCTACCCTGTGCCTGTAAaacccaaagatttttttttttctttaaatcattcATGTGCTTCTGTTATGTCTTTAGTATGGATTAAAAGTCCTTACTTACACTATCATTCTGTCTTTCAGTTTAAAAGTTAAAGCTAACTTTGTGAGTTAAATGTATTTGACTGCAGGAATTTATATGTACCTGTTTTTTTATGTTATAGGAGTTTGTAAGTGGGAATAGTATTGGTTAGTGGCTAGGATAAACTTTGAGGTTGTTTGCAAGCCTTTTACATGTCGAGTTTCATTACTTTCTGAGTTTCATTTGTACTCTGAAGTGTGCTCTTACTAGTGGCTAATAATTCAAAGTTTGACTTTAATTGTAAAAGCCCTTAATGCCTAATccttttttccaaaattaatatgGCAGAATACAAGTTATTAAGGTATCAGATACAGAACccccataatttttaaataatctggtTTTggcagtgaattttttttaagccacttaATTGTGGCCAAAGCTACTCAGCTGTGATAACAATATTTCACCGGAAAacagttttctttccttccagtgGCCTTAGTCGTCTCTGAAGAAAtacttacttgatttttttttttccaatcaaaCAGAGCAGTATAGCTGTGACTATGGATCTGGCAGATTCTTTATCCTTTGTGGACTTGGAGGAATTATTAGCTGTGGCACAACACATACAGCATTGGTTCCTCTAGATCTGGTTAAATGCAGAATGCAGGTTTGTTTTGCATGCTGGACTAGAGCATATTGAAGCATGACTGACTGTTAAGTTGTAAGATATAGTCATCTACTAACAAGCTGTGTGGAAACCTAACTGTCCAGGAGGTAAGTTTATGACCAGTAACAtgagttttatattaaaatgcatgGTGTGTCTTCTCTTACTACAGAGTACAGTTGTGAATTTGGCTCCGCGAAGTATTATGCACTGTGTGGCTTTGGTGGGGTCTTAAGTTGTGGTCTGACACACACTGCTGTCGTTCCCCTGGATTTAGTGAAATGCCGTATGCAGGTTTGTATTGAGATAACATTGAAAGTATCTTTCATGTGACTTCAATTAAATCTTAAAGCACTTCACAAATGAGAATTTGAAGACATCACAACTGCTAGAAACTTCAGTGAGAAACCAAACtagagtttttttaaatttgtggtcTTCATTTTAATTAGTGTTTTAAATCCAGTACATTTTTGTGTGAGTAAATTATTCACTCTTAGACTCTGGCTTTAAATGGCTCTTTGCTGCAGCTCTTCACTTCTGGCCAGAGTTCTTCAAGCTTACTAGTACCCTGAATAATCAGCTGTGTGTTGGAATGGGTAAACAAGTCTGTGTATTATGTGAAGTAATGATGTCCTTTATCTACTAATAAGACCAAGGCAAAGAGCACATGTAGATTGCTTTAAAATTCTCTTAATATCTTAATATGAAAATTTTGTCTGATTAGCCTCttgtatatttacataaaaattttaaataatttgcacATCTTTTAATTAAGattattgaaacaaaaataataagacaaaaattTACTTGTTCCAAACAGGATTAGAAGTCTACTTAcctaaaagagaaaggaatttgAAATAttaggagagagaggaaggtgaTGTATACCACCTTCTGCCAGTATAGTACTGGCAGAAATAGTGAAATAAGCTTTTCCCCGCCAGTAGTTAATATATAGGATATGAACTGTACCTTTGCTAAAACATCTTATGAATATCTCTTGAAGTGAATTTAGtttatgtgcttttttttaaacttttaaacttgTATTTAGTTTGTTTAATGTTCATAAAACTTTATGCTATAAGCTACTTAAAAAACTagcctcatgcctgcaatcccagcactttgggagactgaggcaggtggatcacaaggtcaggagatggggaccatcctggccaacatggtgaaaccctgtctctactaaaatacaagaaactaggcagatgtggtggcaggcacctgtagtcccagctactctggaggctgaggcaggagaatcacttgaatccaggaggcagaggttgcggtgagccaagattgcaccactgcactccagcctggtgacagagtgagactccatttcaaaaaaaaaagaaagaactaggcATACACTAGGAATACTGATATATCTGTTATCTAGCTGGTAGCTTTTAAAAAGTAGTGGGAAGTGGGCCAGGCATAGTCGCCCACGCCtggaatgccagcactttgggtggctgaagtgggcaggccatttgaggtcaggagtttgagatcaatctagccaacatggtgaaaccctgtcattactaaaaatacaaaaattagtcaggtgtggtggtaggtgcctttaatcccagctaattgggaggctgaagcaggagaatcgcttgaatccaggaggcggaggttgcagtgggctgagatcacaccacagcactccagctggggtgacagagtaaggcaaaaaagaaaacccaaaaaagtAGGAGTTGAGTAGTAAGCAATGTCTTAAGAATcagttttattatgtatttttgttgaaattttttacCTACTTAACTGTCACTGCAAGACTTAGATTTGACACAGAAAGCTAGACCTTAGTGGACAAaagtttctattaatttttttaagatggggtttcaccatgaaggccaggctggtcttgaactcctgacctcaggtgatccacccacctcggcctcccaaactgctaggattacaggcatgagccaccgtgcccagccttattatttatttatttattaatttttgaagttttatttacttacttttttaagacagggtttcaccatgttggccaggcttgtcttgaactcctgacctcaggtgatccaaagtgctgagattacaggcgtggccaCTCCCGGCCAAAAGtttctatttataaaagtaatcatagaggccgggctcagtggctcacacctgtaatcccagcactttgagaggctgaggtgggcggattgcctgagcttaggagttggaaaccaacctgggcaacatggtgaaaccccgtctctactaaaaagtaatcACATATAATCAGCTGATAATGCAGTGAACTTGTACAGTAGTCCTCCCCCTTATCCACACAGGCTGTGTTCCAAAATTCCCTGTGAATGTGTAAAACCTCAGTAGCACACCCAATGTCTACTTTGTTACTATACATACACATCTTTAAtaaagtctaatttataaatAGGCACAGTAAAATACTAACAATAACTAATTAACAGTTAATAAGCATAAACTGTAATAGTTACATGAATGTAGTTCCTCActcaaaatatctgaatattttcAGATGTCAGTTGACCTTGGGTAACTGAAGACACAGAAAATGAACCCTTGGATAAGGGGGGGCTACTGTATTTACCTTTTGTGTAGTTGCTGAAGTTTATTATAGAACCCAAACAAAAATCATCATGAGATCAGATTTTCATGTTAGGTTTTTATGTTAGCTGTTTggtgcatttaatttttttttttcttgttttaaataaagGTGGACCCCCAAAAGTACAAGGGCATATTTAACGGATTCTCAGTCACACTTAAGGAGGATGGTGTTCGTGGTTTGGCCAAAGGATGGGCTCCGACTTTCATTGGCTATTCCCTGCAAGGGCTCTGCAAGTTTGGCTTTTATGAAGTCTTTAAAGTCTTGTATAGCAACATGCTTGGAGAGGTATGTAATTAACTTTGAAATTGAACGTTCTGAGTGTTTAAGACCGAAAAGGTTCTTGGATTTTCTGTCCTGCCTTATTTTAGCATTGAAGAAAATGGTCTTACAGAGTGAGCAGCATGTCTTAAATCATAAGCctgttttagcagagacaggttgagaaataaaatgtatttcattaaatTACAGTTCTCTTTTTCATATACTATCTTGTTTTCTAAGTTAGTTGGATTTTGAACTTTTTAGAGAAGGGCTCTTGGGACTCCTTTGTGTGGTTCCAGGGCTAATTCATGGTATctagatactttattttttatttttaaagatggggtttcaccatactggtcaggctggtcttgaactcctgacctcaggtgatctgcctgcctcagcctcccagagtgccagattacaggtgtgagccactgtgcccagctacatttattttttcaacgTTCACATTGTTCACCAGACACGTTTGGTTAATGAGGTTATGAGACCACATATATATTCCATATCATCATGTGTTACTTTATAAAATGTCTGAGTTTAGTTTTCTAGAACTGTCACTTCAATTGAAAACCAACACAACAGCAATTCACATCCTTCcttgtgttttggattttaggaGAATACTTATCTCTGGCGCACATCACTATATTTGGCTGCCTCTGCCAGTGCTGAGTTCTTTGCTGACATTGCCCTGGCTCCTATGGAAGCTGCTAAGGTTCGAATTCAAACCCAGCCAGGTTATGCCAACACTTTGAGGGATGCAGCTCCCAAAATGTATAAGGAAGAAGGTCTAAAAGCGTAAGTAAACACAAATTTATACTATAGAAGTACTTATTttcagtgaactttttttttttttttttttttttgagacacaattttgctcttcttgcccaggctggagtgcaacggtacaATCTTGAATCAccgcacctctgcctcccgggttcaagcaattctcctgcctgggcctcccaaagtactgggattataggtgtgagccactatgcctggctgtgAACTTAATTTTTTAGCATTAAACCTACCAGGCTTTTGAAAAGgactattataatatttaatgtttatttaccTGTATATAGAACATAAACTTGAGAGTTAGAGATAAATTAATACATGGTTTGAGCCCCagactgaggtttttttttttcctaaagtaaGGATCATTTGTCAGTCTACAAATGACTCGATATTTGGCCTAAACCTTTACTATTAACTTTTAGGGAGGGCTTGTTAGAATCCTTGTGATCTATTCACAGTTAAGAATTTCTGTGTAGTCAGACCACAACATGCTTCCTTAGATCCACCTTTGTGGATGAATCTTGAACTGAGTTCTACTTGTAAACCTACTGTTTCTTGTGGTTCCAGTTAAAGAAACATCCAGCAACTTTTTTTGGTTGTGTAGTCAAAGGTGCTTGAGTCATTGGCATGTGAGAGAAATATACCTGCATGTTAGTCTAAGGTTCTGATAGAAATGACATGCACTTATGCTGCCATTTTTTACTATCAGGACTCGACTTGTGTGCGGACACTTTTGTTAATAATGAAAATCTCTGATAGATGAGTATATGCAACTGGGTAAAACAAGTCTCTTGATTTCCTAGATTCTACAAGGGGGTTGCTCCTCTCTGGATGAGACAGATACCATACACCATGATGAAGTTTGCCTGCTTTGAACGTACTGTTGAAGCACTGTACAAGTTTGTGGTTCCCAAGCCCCGCAGTGAATGTTCAAAGCCAGAGCAGCTGGTTGTAACATTTGtagcaggttacataggtatgaATGAATTACTTAGAACACACTTAACTGAAATTACTGATT
This window contains:
- the SLC25A3 gene encoding solute carrier family 25 member 3 isoform X2, with the protein product MFSSVAHLARANPFNAPHMQLVHDGFADLRSSPPGPTGQPRRPRNLAAAAVEEYSCEFGSAKYYALCGFGGVLSCGLTHTAVVPLDLVKCRMQVDPQKYKGIFNGFSVTLKEDGVRGLAKGWAPTFIGYSLQGLCKFGFYEVFKVLYSNMLGEENTYLWRTSLYLAASASAEFFADIALAPMEAAKVRIQTQPGYANTLRDAAPKMYKEEGLKAFYKGVAPLWMRQIPYTMMKFACFERTVEALYKFVVPKPRSECSKPEQLVVTFVAGYIAGVFCAIVSHPADSVVSVLNKEKGSSASQVLKRLGFKGVWKGLFARIIMIGTLTALQWFIYDSVKVYFRLPRPPPPEMPESLKKKLGLTQ
- the SLC25A3 gene encoding solute carrier family 25 member 3 isoform X1, producing MFSSVAHLARANPFNAPHMQLVHDGFADLRSSPPGPTGQPRRPRNLAAAAVEEQYSCDYGSGRFFILCGLGGIISCGTTHTALVPLDLVKCRMQVDPQKYKGIFNGFSVTLKEDGVRGLAKGWAPTFIGYSLQGLCKFGFYEVFKVLYSNMLGEENTYLWRTSLYLAASASAEFFADIALAPMEAAKVRIQTQPGYANTLRDAAPKMYKEEGLKAFYKGVAPLWMRQIPYTMMKFACFERTVEALYKFVVPKPRSECSKPEQLVVTFVAGYIAGVFCAIVSHPADSVVSVLNKEKGSSASQVLKRLGFKGVWKGLFARIIMIGTLTALQWFIYDSVKVYFRLPRPPPPEMPESLKKKLGLTQ